From Scleropages formosus chromosome 1, fSclFor1.1, whole genome shotgun sequence, a single genomic window includes:
- the nrn1lb gene encoding neuritin 1-like b: MKPHPGVVWLLAPVALQLILVPSPTSSATTRKCGAIYRGFAQCLLTLGDSMADSMQNDEGTQEIDTICKSWDEFHRCANAALAGCPDEAAAVWESLRQESRKMQFSGNLYDMCSDRAKAPPTQQNPSREDETNQESLKGCALLFAPVHFLLLPACLVLQKV, translated from the exons ATGAAACCACATCCCGGTGTCGTCTGGCTCCTCGCGCCCGTCGCCCTTCAGTTAA TCCTGGTCCCCAGTCCAACATCCTCTGCTACTACCAGAAAGTGTGGTGCCATCTACAGAGGGTTTGCCCAGTGTCTGCTTACGCTTGGAGACAGCATGGCAGACAGCATGCAGAATGACGAAGGCACACAGGAAATTGACACCATCTGCAA gtccTGGGATGAGTTCCACAGATGTGCTAATGCTGCATTAGCTGGGTGCCCTGATGAGGCAGCGGCTGTATGGGAGTCCCTGAGGCAGGAGTCCAGGAAGATGCAGTTTTCAGGGAACCTGTATGACATGTGTTCTGACCGTGCCAAGGCTCCACCCACCCAACAGAACCCATCCAGGGAGGACGAAACTAATCAGGAGTCTTTGAAGGGTTGTGCCCTCCTTTTCGCCCCTGTTCATTTCTtgttgctgcctgcctgtctggtACTACAGAAGGTATAG
- the LOC108933979 gene encoding nuclear factor 7, brain-like, translating to MAMSGLLQELRCPICLEFFNNPTTLPCEHTFCHSCIQGTLVAQGPRCPECRATFLQDQLRPNRILRNMVDRVHTELGVGTCPMHQECLRMFCVTDQRLTCVVCRDAKEHYGHVFQPISEAAATSKEELNMALGFLLKDNSALKKLISLQRLEIQKTKDNCHHLLDNIGVQFKVLHQFLRQREQQLKKEVKDQERELLTPLEQHLLQMEQTLKERLKMEEILQAKVDLNEPNHFQQWWIDEGSLVIEGLKNKEQNTMTDLYKSEVCELQMSPDVGDSISLGPYLSHLQFFVWKEMLKVIKPVPDRVAVAKRSNSCLVVSSDSRSVRHVDSRTRWGSATGGPEFSMCHTWSDEGFRAGKHYWEVDVGKKSHWSLGLDAQSASSRDAVCRLNSSFGKHRVRSAREILVDLQVRPTKIGTFLDCERKRVSFYNADDMSLIHSCSYDTDKSLFVYFNPGFYFKGENADPLVVIWY from the exons ATGGCAATGTCTGGCCTCTTACAGGAGCTCCGCTGCCCCATCTGTCTGGAGTTCTTCAACAACCCCACGACCCTGCCCTGTGAACACACCTTCTGCCATTCCTGCATACAGGGGACCCTTGTTGCACAGGGGCCCCGCTGTCCTGAGTGTCGCGCCACATTCCTCCAAGACCAGCTCAGGCCCAACCGGATCCTACGCAACATGGTCGACCGAGTGCACACCGAGCTGGGGGTGGGCACCTGCCCCATGCACCAGGAGTGTCTGAGAATGTTTTGCGTGACGGACCAGCGGCTCACCTGTGTGGTGTGTCGGGATGCCAAGGAACACTATGGCCACGTCTTCCAGCCCATCTCTGAGGCAGCCGCCACCAGTAAG GAGGAGCTAAACATGGCTCTAGGGTTCCTGTTGAAGGACAATAGTGCCTTGAAGAAACTCATTTCCCTGCAGAGACTGGAAATCCAGAAAACTAAA GACAACTGTCATCACCTGCTGGATAATATCGGTGTTCAGTTCAAGGTGCTCCACCAATTCCTCAGACAGAGGGAGCAGCAACTGAAGAAGGAGGTGAAGGACCAGGAGAGAGAGTTGCTGACCCCACTGGAGCAACATCTGCTGCAAATGGAGCAAACCCTGAAGGAGAGGCTGAAAATGGAAGAGATCCTGCAGGCAAAAGTGGACCTCAATGAGCCCAACCACTTCCAACAG TGGTGGATTGATGAAGGTTCTTTGGTGATTGAAGGTCTGAAGAACAAAGAACAGAATACCATGACAGATCT TTACAAGTCAGAGGTATGTGAGCTGCAAATGAGCCCAGACGTGGGTGACTCCATCTCTCTAGGTCCCTACCTGAGTCACCTGCAATTTTTTGTGTGGAAGGAGATGCTGAAGGTCATCAAGCCAG TTCCTGACCGTGTGGCTGTGGCAAAGCGCAGCAACTCTTGCCTGGTGGTGTCCTCAGACAGTCGCAGCGTCAGACATGTCGACTCAAGGACAAGATGGGGCTCTGCAACTGGGGGACCTGAATTCTCCATGTGCCACACGTGGAGTGACGAGGGTTTTCGGGCTGGAAAGCACTACTGGGAGGTGGACGTGGGCAAGAAGAGCCACTGGAGCCTGGGCCTGGATGCTCAGTCAGCAAGTAGCAGAGACGCCGTGTGCAGGTTGAACAGTAGCTTCGGCAAACACAGGGTCAGAAGTGCCAGGGAGATCCTGGTTGATCTGCAGGTCAGGCCCACCAAGATCGGCACTTTCCTGGACTGTGAGAGAAAGCGCGTCTCCTTCTACAACGCAGATGATATGTCTCTCATTCACTCATGTTCATATGACACTGACAAGTCCCTCTTTGTGTACTTCAACCCAGGGTTCTACTTCAAAGGCGAGAACGCTGATCCACTGGTGGTCATTTGGTATTGA